A single region of the Plantactinospora soyae genome encodes:
- a CDS encoding Rv2175c family DNA-binding protein, translating to MTESVPADVQPIDPTGWLTLPDVAERFEVSISKVHQMIRDRELLAVRRDGVRLVPAELVANQTVRKHLPGILTLLHDAGYDDDAVLRWLYLPDDTLPGTPAEALGGDRAREVKRRAQATGF from the coding sequence GTGACTGAATCCGTACCCGCCGACGTGCAGCCGATCGACCCGACCGGCTGGCTGACCCTGCCGGACGTCGCCGAGCGTTTCGAGGTGTCGATCAGCAAGGTGCACCAGATGATCCGGGACCGGGAACTGCTCGCGGTCCGCCGGGACGGGGTCCGACTGGTCCCCGCCGAACTGGTCGCCAACCAGACCGTCCGCAAGCACCTGCCGGGCATCCTGACCCTGCTGCACGACGCCGGGTACGACGACGATGCCGTACTCCGCTGGCTCTACCTGCCCGACGACACGCTGCCGGGCACCCCGGCGGAGGCCCTCGGCGGTGACCGGGCCCGTGAGGTCAAGCGCCGGGCCCAGGCCACGGGGTTCTGA
- the pknB gene encoding Stk1 family PASTA domain-containing Ser/Thr kinase, translated as MDIQVADTLLNSLIDGRYRIRGRVARGGMATVYTAVDERLDRTVAIKIIHPNQARDAQMQLAGFVERFTDEAKTIARLTHPNVVAVYDQGIHGGLPYLVMEYVRGRTLRDILAERGRLNPSEALAIMEQMLAAIGAAHRAGLVHRDVKPENVLVAEAPSGGPANLVDGVVKVADFGLARAVEASSETEAGNQLMATVAYVAPELVTEGRADPRTDVYAAGIVLFEMLTGRVPYDGDRAVEVAWQHVDRDVPPPSTLVPGLPPVLDTLVVRATRRDPGARPTDAGALQTQVQMVRDDLGTAANAHTTVLRQIPSVEHPTMAVEQPTMVVSSVRPNERPTWARLPEQQREKPAPHRRRAAAPSSGFAERLRELAARLPGIAGSNRVAVIAVVVAIGLVAAMGGWWFGVGRYTETPALISMAGKDAQTQAERAGFVVKFADPRYSEAVAKDAVLDQDPASTDRIVRGGTITLTLSLGPERFPVPDVTGKTLDSAQLDLEQANLVVARGPDRYDDNLPKGVVISTNPKVGAVVKPGDKITVTVSKGKAPISVPDLVGKSINDTRSALRELGLKLAETYKDSDKPKDQVIAQSPQSGAGVETGAEVKVDVSKGPPEIPVPRVIDLPCPQAKQQLESQGFAVGVNINPNAVVRFQNPPENTPVPPGTQIVLTCF; from the coding sequence ATGGACATTCAGGTCGCCGACACGCTGCTCAACTCGCTGATCGACGGGCGCTACCGCATCCGCGGTCGCGTGGCCCGTGGTGGGATGGCGACTGTCTACACCGCCGTCGACGAACGCCTCGACCGCACCGTCGCAATCAAGATTATTCACCCTAATCAGGCCCGCGACGCACAGATGCAGCTCGCCGGGTTCGTCGAACGGTTCACCGACGAGGCCAAGACGATCGCCCGGTTGACCCACCCCAACGTGGTGGCCGTCTACGACCAGGGCATCCACGGTGGGTTGCCGTACCTGGTCATGGAGTACGTGCGTGGCCGGACCCTGCGGGACATCCTCGCCGAGCGCGGACGACTCAACCCGAGCGAAGCGCTGGCGATCATGGAGCAGATGCTCGCCGCGATCGGCGCCGCGCACCGGGCCGGCCTGGTGCACCGGGACGTCAAGCCGGAGAACGTCCTGGTCGCCGAGGCGCCGAGCGGTGGGCCCGCGAACCTCGTCGACGGTGTGGTGAAGGTCGCCGACTTCGGGCTGGCCCGGGCGGTCGAGGCGAGTTCGGAGACCGAGGCCGGCAACCAGCTGATGGCGACCGTCGCGTACGTGGCGCCGGAGCTGGTCACCGAGGGCCGGGCCGATCCCCGTACCGACGTCTACGCGGCCGGCATCGTGCTCTTCGAGATGCTCACCGGCCGGGTCCCGTACGACGGCGACCGGGCGGTCGAGGTCGCCTGGCAGCACGTCGACCGGGACGTACCACCGCCTTCCACGCTGGTCCCCGGCCTGCCGCCGGTGCTCGACACCCTGGTCGTCCGGGCGACCCGGCGCGACCCGGGTGCCCGGCCGACCGACGCGGGCGCGCTACAGACCCAGGTACAGATGGTCCGCGACGATCTCGGCACCGCCGCCAACGCCCACACCACGGTCCTGCGGCAGATCCCGTCGGTGGAGCACCCGACGATGGCGGTGGAACAGCCCACCATGGTCGTCTCCTCGGTACGCCCGAACGAGCGGCCGACCTGGGCGCGGCTGCCGGAACAGCAGCGGGAGAAGCCGGCACCGCACCGTCGGCGCGCGGCAGCCCCGAGTTCCGGGTTCGCCGAGCGGCTCCGCGAACTGGCCGCCCGGCTGCCCGGCATCGCCGGAAGCAACCGGGTGGCGGTCATCGCCGTCGTGGTGGCGATCGGCCTGGTCGCCGCGATGGGCGGCTGGTGGTTCGGGGTCGGCCGGTACACCGAGACGCCGGCCCTGATCAGCATGGCCGGGAAGGACGCACAGACCCAGGCCGAGCGGGCGGGCTTCGTCGTCAAGTTCGCGGATCCCCGCTACAGCGAGGCGGTCGCCAAGGACGCGGTGCTGGACCAGGATCCGGCGTCGACCGATCGGATCGTCCGGGGCGGCACGATCACGCTCACCCTCTCGCTCGGTCCGGAGCGTTTCCCGGTACCGGACGTGACCGGCAAGACGCTCGACTCGGCCCAGCTCGACCTGGAGCAGGCCAACCTGGTCGTGGCGCGCGGCCCCGACCGGTACGACGACAACCTGCCCAAGGGTGTGGTCATCTCGACCAACCCGAAGGTCGGAGCCGTGGTCAAGCCGGGTGACAAGATCACCGTCACGGTGAGCAAGGGCAAGGCGCCGATCAGCGTTCCCGACCTGGTCGGCAAGAGCATCAACGACACCCGCTCGGCACTGCGCGAACTCGGTCTCAAGCTGGCCGAGACGTACAAGGACTCCGACAAGCCGAAGGACCAGGTCATCGCCCAGAGCCCGCAGAGCGGCGCCGGGGTGGAGACGGGTGCGGAGGTCAAGGTCGACGTCAGCAAGGGCCCGCCGGAGATCCCCGTACCCCGGGTGATCGACCTGCCGTGCCCGCAGGCGAAGCAGCAGTTGGAGAGCCAGGGATTCGCCGTCGGGGTGAACATCAACCCGAACGCGGTGGTCCGGTTCCAGAACCCGCCCGAGAACACCCCGGTGCCACCAGGAACGCAAATTGTCCTCACCTGCTTCTGA